A window of the Microbulbifer aggregans genome harbors these coding sequences:
- the metK gene encoding methionine adenosyltransferase, with product MSEYSVFTSESVSEGHPDKMADQISDAVLDAIIARDPHARVAVETVVKTGLVMLAGEVTTSCYVDLEDVVRHVVTDIGYNSSEVGYDGSTCGILNAIGKQSVDINQGVDRAKPEDQGAGDQGLMFGYATNETPTLMPAPVYYAHRLVERQAYLRKKNILPWLRPDAKSQVTFRYGEDGKPEAIDAVVLSTQHSPEITQEDLKAALMENIILEVLPSELLHEDTRYHINPTGNFVIGGPVGDAGVTGRKIIVDTYGGMARHGGGAFSGKDPSKVDRSAAYAGRYVAKNVVAAGLADRCEVQVSYAIGVAEPTSVSVNTFGTGKVSDKRLIKAIRDVFDLRPYAITKVLDLQHPMYQLTASYGHFGREPFEYTYHWRENGEDKSSTFTAFSWEKADKVDALKKALDD from the coding sequence ATGTCTGAATATTCCGTTTTTACTTCGGAGTCGGTTTCCGAAGGTCACCCCGATAAAATGGCCGACCAGATTTCTGATGCTGTACTGGATGCAATCATCGCCCGAGATCCCCACGCCCGTGTTGCAGTTGAAACCGTGGTAAAAACCGGGCTGGTGATGTTGGCCGGCGAGGTTACTACCAGCTGCTACGTCGATCTCGAGGACGTGGTACGCCATGTCGTTACCGACATTGGATATAACAGTTCTGAAGTGGGTTACGACGGCTCGACCTGCGGCATCCTCAATGCGATTGGCAAGCAGTCGGTGGATATCAACCAGGGTGTTGACCGCGCAAAGCCGGAGGATCAGGGGGCCGGTGACCAGGGCCTCATGTTCGGTTATGCCACCAACGAAACGCCAACTCTGATGCCTGCTCCGGTTTATTACGCGCACAGGCTGGTCGAGCGGCAGGCCTACCTGCGAAAGAAAAATATCCTGCCCTGGCTTCGTCCGGATGCCAAGAGTCAGGTGACCTTCCGATATGGCGAGGATGGAAAACCAGAAGCTATCGATGCCGTCGTACTTTCTACGCAGCACTCGCCTGAGATTACCCAGGAGGATCTGAAAGCGGCACTCATGGAGAACATCATTCTGGAGGTCTTGCCGTCAGAGTTGCTTCACGAGGATACCCGCTACCACATCAACCCGACCGGGAACTTTGTGATCGGTGGTCCAGTGGGGGATGCCGGCGTCACCGGGCGTAAAATCATTGTCGACACCTACGGCGGCATGGCTCGCCACGGCGGTGGCGCATTCTCAGGCAAAGATCCCTCCAAGGTCGACCGCTCGGCGGCCTATGCGGGGCGTTATGTGGCCAAGAATGTGGTGGCTGCGGGGCTCGCCGATCGCTGTGAAGTACAGGTTTCCTATGCCATTGGTGTAGCGGAGCCCACCTCGGTTTCGGTGAACACGTTTGGGACCGGTAAGGTCAGCGACAAGCGTCTGATCAAGGCCATTCGCGACGTCTTTGACCTGCGACCCTATGCCATCACCAAAGTACTGGACCTCCAGCACCCAATGTACCAGCTGACTGCTTCTTACGGGCATTTTGGTCGTGAACCATTTGAGTACACCTATCACTGGAGGGAGAACGGGGAAGATAAGAGCTCTACATTTACTGCCTTCTCATGGGAGAAGGCGGACAAGGTCGATGCACTGAAGAAGGCCCTTGATGACTGA